A genomic stretch from Leishmania donovani BPK282A1 complete genome, chromosome 36 includes:
- a CDS encoding signal recognition particle receptor like protein, putative translates to MIDTLSIVSDSGVVLWQCTTHETGRRVMVNKLIQEVLLEDRAGLAQYSVDNYQLRWVLENDARFFVVAVYPKFFKPHYMHVFLRDIATTFAKKYGKQTAQQDFFSSIQGSSNQVPAENLMEFSAEYAALLAKFNASEEAASRHGVEGEDRDEAACSGSSGAAGEASDSGSAQEDSAGVGVYGDNPQQPAAQNAGKVIVTKDGRRLTIGGGPGKGNASGASEAAASSGAVKKRGKKPTRWDNPGAVHDPMVEKQLHEKKATEEELQAQASIQRETYIKRLPNGGIAPVKEREWEGQSRGRLATWLRSYVGTREVDAEDLKKIIPDLREKLIAKNVAVEVAEHVCKSVEASLAGKRLGTFDSLYKTVEDAMMASLRRILQPKCEVNLLRDVAAAKAAGKPYSIVLCGVNGVGKSTSLAKITYWLQQNGNSVLLAAGDTFRHGAVEQLGVHGRCLGAPVFQLGYGTDPSAVAAAAMAQASKQHIDVVMIDTAGRMQDHESRMRALAKLIHDNQPDLVLFVGEALVGNNGIDQLRKFNQCLVDFAPVGSRSRGIDGIVLTKFDTIDDKVGAALSMVYELGQPIVFVGVGQTYQDLKVIEPEVVVSALMK, encoded by the coding sequence ATGATTGACACACTGTCGATTGTGAGTGACAGCGGCGTGGTGCTGTGGCAGTGTACAACCCACGAGACAGGGCGGCGTGTCATGGTGAACAAGCTGATCCAGGAAGTACTGCTAGAGGATCGTGCAGGTCTCGCGCAATACAGCGTGGACAACTACCAGCTGCGGTGGGTCTTGGAGAACGACGCCAGGTTCTTCGTCGTGGCGGTCTATCCTAAGTTCTTCAAGCCGCACTACATGCACGTTTTTCTGCGCGACATCGCAACTACCTTTGCTAAGAAATACGGTAAGCAAACAGCCCAGCAGGACTTCTTCTCCAGCATTCAAGGGAGCAGCAATCAGGTGCCGGCCGAAAACTTGATGGAGTTTAGTGCAGAATACGCCGCACTGCTCGCGAAGTTCAATgccagcgaggaggcggcctcGCGGCATGGCGTAGAAGGCGAGGATAGAGATGAGGCTGCGTGCAGCGGTAGCAGTGGTGCAGCGGGAGAGGCAAGCGACAGCGGCTCCGCGCAGGAGGACAGCGCGGGCGTTGGCGTTTACGGGGACAACCCCCAGCAGCCCGCCGCACAGAATGCGGGCAAGGTTATCGTGACGAAGGATGGTCGCCGTCTCACTATTGGCGGCGGTCCTGGCAAGGGTAATGCAAGTGGTGCatcggaggcggcggcatccaGCGGCGCGGTCAAGAAGCGTGGCAAAAAGCCGACCAGGTGGGACAACCCCGGGGCTGTTCACGACCCGATGGTGGAGAAGCAGTTACACGAGAAAAAGgccaccgaggaggagctgcaggcgcaggctAGCATACAGCGCGAGACGTACATCAAGCGCCTGCCTAACGGTGGCATTGCCCCGGTGAAGGAGCgggagtgggaggggcaGTCGCGTGGTCGCTTGGCGACGTGGCTGCGCTCCTATGTCGGCACCCGCGAGGTAGACGCAGAGGACTTGAAGAAAATCATCCCTGACTTGCGCGAGAAGCTCATCGCGAAGAACGTTGCCGTGGAGGTTGCCGAGCACGTGTGCAAGTCTGTCGAGGCTTCCCTCGCTGGCAAGCGGCTCGGCACGTTTGACTCGCTCTACAAGACCGTCGAGGACGCCATGATggcctcgctgcgccgcattcTGCAGCCGAAGTGCGAGGTGAACCTCTTGCGCGACGTAGCTGCTGCCAAGGCCGCCGGGAAACCCTACTCCATTGTACTCTGCGGGGTGAATGGGGTGGGTAAGTCTACGTCCCTCGCGAAGATAACGTATTGGCTGCAACAGAACGGTAATTCGGTCCTCTtggccgccggcgacacCTTCCGACATGGCGCGGTGGAACAGCTGGGGGTGCACGGACGGTGCTTGGGGGCCCCCGTCTTTCAGCTAGGCTACGGAACCGATCCttccgctgtcgctgcggcagccaTGGCGCAGGCAAGCAAGCAGCACATCGATGTGGTAATGATCGACACGGCTGGCAGGATGCAGGATCACGAGTCTCGCATGCGAGCCTTGGCGAAGCTCATCCATGACAATCAACCCGATCTCGTCCTCTTTGTTGGTGAGGCCCTAGTGGGCAACAATGGCATCGATCAGCTGCGCAAGTTCAACCAGTGTCTCGTGGACTTCGCGCCTGTCGGTTCTCGGTCGCGCGGTATCGATGGCATTGTGCTGACCAAGTTCGACACGATCGACGACAAGGTCGGCGCAGCGCTCTCCATGGTGTACGAGCTCGGTCAGCCCATCGTGTTCGTGGGCGTTGGGCAGACTTACCAGGACTTGAAGGTGATCGagccggaggtggtggtgagcgcGCTGATGAAGTGA
- a CDS encoding cysteine synthase produces MAAPFDKSKNVAQSIDQLIGQTPALYLNKLNNTKAKVVLKMECENPMASVKDRLGFAIYDKAEKEGKLIPGKSIVVESSSGNTGVSLAHLGAIRGYKVIITMPESMSLERRCLLRIFGAEVILTPAALGMKGAVAMAKKIVAANPNAVLADQFATKYNALIHEETTGPEIWEQTNHNVDCFIAGVGTGGTLTGVARALKKMGSHARIVAVEPTESPVLSGGKPGPHKIQGIGPGFVPDVLDRSLIDEVLCVAGDDAIETALKLTRSDGVFCGFSGGANVYAALKIAERPEMEGKTIVTVIPSFGERYLSTTLYRSVRDEVSSLPVVDASELQD; encoded by the coding sequence atGGCGGCACCGTTCGACAAGTCAAAAAATGTGGCGCAGTCTATCGATCAGCTGATTGGCCAGACGCCGGCGTTGTACCTAAACAAGCTGAACAATACCAAGGCAAAGGTTGTGCTCAAGATGGAGTGCGAAAACCCGATGGCGTCCGTGAAGGATCGCCTTGGCTTCGCCATCTACGATaaagcggagaaggagggcaaGCTGATCCCTGGCAAGTCTATCGTGGTCGAGTCGTCCAGTGGAAACACGGGCGTGTCGCTAGCGCACTTGGGTGCGATTCGTGGCTACAAGGTCATCATTACGATGCCCGAATCCATGTCTctcgagcgccgctgcctgctgcgTATCTTCGGCGCCGAGGTAATCCTCACCCCTGCCGCTCTTGGCATGAAGGGTGCCGTGGCCATGGCCAAGAAAATCGTCGCCGCTAACCCCAACGCCGTCTTGGCGGATCAGTTCGCAACCAAGTACAACGCCCTCATACACGAGGAAACCACGGGGCCTGAGATTTGGGAGCAGACGAACCACAATGTCGACTGCTTCATAGCCGGCGTTGGAACAGGTGGCACGCTGACAGGTGTGGCGCGGGCGCTAAAGAAGATGGGCAGTCATGCCCGCATCGTTGCCGTGGAGCCGACGGAGTCACCTGTGCTGTCGGGTGGAAAACCAGGCCCGCACAAAATTCAGGGCATCGGCCCGGGCTTTGTGCCAGACGTGCTCGACCGCAGTCTCATCGACGAGGTGCTTTGCGTGGCAGGTGATGATGCCATTGAGACGGCACTGAAGCTCACGCGCAGCGACGGGGTCTTCTGCGGCTTCTCTGGTGGCGCCAACGTTTACGCGGCGCTGAAGATCGCGGAGCGTCCGGAGATGGAGGGCAAAACAATTGTGACGGTCATTCCGTCCTTCGGTGAGCGCTACCTCTCCACCACGCTGTACAGGAGCGTTCGGGATGAGGTGTCGTCCCTGCCCGTAGTCGATGCCTCGGAGCTGCAGGACTGA
- a CDS encoding nudix hydrolase-like protein: MKHTYLRTGLEVVSGLKFTRLCSLSYTASDDGAQPGNKWEMVQRTTRSTPVSAFQRSPAPIPVDAVEICAVVRRSSERFIVVVAQYRPPVDSVCLEFPAGLVDDNENASQAAIREMHEETGFVVDEAGIVSISPPLSTEPGLTDSCCVLVRLDVDGERAENQKPKQHLDDGEDIEVLMIPISQPKNALSALSDVVERYAEKGQRAIVDAKLYTFMEALAWSV; encoded by the coding sequence aTGAAGCATACCTACCTCAGAACGGGGCTTGAAGTCGTCAGTGGGCTCAAATTCACACGACTTTGTTCTCTCTCATACACCGCCAGTGACGATGGTGCGCAGCCAGGAAATAAATGGGAAATGGTGCAGAGGACCACCCGATCCACACCTGTGAGCGCCTTTCAACGCTCGCCGGCACCGATCCCAGTGGACGCGGTCGAAATCTGTGCCGTGGTacggagaagcagcgagaGATTCATTGTTGTTGTTGCACAGTATCGTCCACCAGTGGATTCAGTTTGCCTGGAGTTTCCAGCCGGTTTGGTGGACGACAACGAAAACGCTAGTCAAGCTGCCATTCGTGAGATGCACGAGGAAACCGGCTTTGTTGTGGATGAAGCTGGAATCGTGTCTATTTCACCGCCACTCTCCACGGAGCCCGGCCTCACTGACTCATGTTGCGTTTTGGTGCGTCTCGACGTTGACGGGGAGCGCGCAGAAAATCAGAAACCAAAGCAGCACCTGGATGATGGGGAAGACATTGAGGTTCTCATGATTCCTATTTCTCAGCCCAAGAACGCGTTAAGTGCACTTTCGGATGTGGTCGAACGATACGCGGAAAAGGGTCAGCGCGCGATTGTAGACGCAAAGCTATACACATTCATGGAAGCTCTGGCGTGGAGCGTATAA
- a CDS encoding calmodulin, putative has protein sequence MADLLSLQQITELKEAFSAFDVDCDGSITVDDLEQVFSSIGHKVSKKKLQSILCEADLDSNGVIDFPEFLTLVAAKLNDPEEKELEMRRAFRMYDLGNTGFITVPNLRFAMGRLGCFLTPEQAFDMISEVDADGDGKLSFDDFRRVMTEGWGATP, from the coding sequence ATGGCGGACCTTCTTTCCCTCCAACAAATTACGGAGCTTAAAGAAGCCTTTTCCGCATTTGATGTTGATTGCGATGGTAGCATTACTGTCGATGATTTGGAGCAAGTGTTCAGTTCAATTGGCCACAAAGTGTCCAAGAAAAAACTGCAGTCGATTTTGTGTGAAGCTGACCTAGACTCCAACGGGGTGATCGACTTCCCGGAGTTTCTCACGCTTGTGGCCGCTAAGCTGAATGACCCGGAGGAAAAAGAGCTTGAAATGCGTCGTGCGTTTCGCATGTACGACCTAGGAAACACCGGATTCATCACTGTGCCTAATCTGCGCTTTGCGATGGGGCGCCTTGGCTGCTTCCTGACACCAGAGCAGGCATTCGACATGATTAGTGAGGTGGATGCGGATGGTGACGGAAAACTCAGCTTTGACGATTTTCGCCGTGTGATGACTGAGGGATGGGGCGCGACGCCTTGA
- a CDS encoding mitogen activated kinase-like protein, with protein MSGASVRIPIEKYDIHDVFFSLSVLRKLPEYTRELEEGSSETLYRIIHSSICAARWYYRRYSRYGEFVHLLNTYAECIAVKSSNSALRVAELLAARTSQLHTPQLWQRLPLPIAASLLFAVICCSATVILIGIGEDCCRKADVAALILSCVSVLCLCALFPLIYASLRRRGYKGQERLVDRMVRMACDNAQSQNSFYNPLSDRIELTERVIVEDADAFLVEADIAHRNRRAIAMLLTEATEDEGSAVLRSRGLPPAMIGLNAIYRHTIIIMTDFDGKVVMWSDGAATCFGFSARDVEGNNIISLLYGERSVELYATMTEAAEKNLDLSEKVLNVAHMGLGTVSISATVVVSREAKSNQPVGFTLIGSVRSDELSQTQAVLHSFFVAELSQLSVKDSQFRQIVDCLRWKNLRDLSALARDWRSAHIRQLLSEVIKGRQLYVSVEVDPKVTELPPILCDTVGITAVLNRAFELFCEKIRVRVEQKRTTSAVYQLIVVYRHDMSGLNRNTLIDITRSANDLGGIVVDSPGTLKLLLPFMVKDEAIQALRPQGAAAQKPIGHDPLIVLLLEKNAVHRRNISASIWSCGHSLRLVENVRKALQAIEGSTDLGCAIIDVDVKGSDRVIEALLAKHIYIIEASEALDGGAKRGDALLKKPISNEALRKELEKATYKCEEAKRAGEELLKRREVFGKVRNSPWTQGRLLGRGGHAAVYEATSTLTGGKMAVKIIRVSGNFEERIDEFMNEIGILCKLTHPNIIHYFYCERTETTLNLFMAMADQGTVADLIKRCPRLPENHVATITKQLLQAVNYLHECGIIHRDIKPGNMLISQGQLKLSDFGTATTNVREGTVGTISYMAPEVVDGKPSGKESDIWSIGCVVCECLQIKRSGDGLLGYGAPEEYPSDVSAQAIDFIKACMQRNPSERATTGTLLLHDFIVHLDQEVSQLAEVLPEAAPNEEGAKTPKARSSFSDSTVISWSFD; from the coding sequence ATGAGCGGCGCCTCAGTGAGAATCCCCATCGAAAAATATGATATACACgatgttttcttttccctgAGTGTCCTGAGGAAGCTACCGGAGTACACAagggagctggaggagggcTCTTCAGAGACATTGTACCGAATTATTCATAGCTCGATTTGCGCCGCCCGTTGGTACTATCGCCGCTACTCCCGGTACGGAGAATTCGTTCATTTACTCAACACATATGCGGAGTGTATTGCTGTGAAATCGTCCAATTCTGCACTCCGAGTCGCGGAGCTACTTGCAGCTCGCACTTCCCAACTTCATACCCCGcagctgtggcagcggcttcCACTTCCGAttgccgcttctcttctttttgccGTGATTTGCTGCAGTGCGACGGTGATACTTATCGGTATTGGAGAAGATTGCTGTCGAAAAGCGGATGTTGCTGCGCTGATACTGAGCTGTGTGAGTGTCTTGTGCCTATGTGCCCTGTTTCCACTCATTTACGCGTCCCTAAGGCGGCGCGGATACAAAGGGCAGGAGCGGCTTGTTGACCGCATGGTGCGAATGGCCTGTGACAACGCTCAAAGCCAAAATTCGTTCTACAACCCGCTGTCGGACCGAATTGAACTCACCGAGCGAGTGATAGTCGAGGACGCAGATGCGTTCCTTGTTGAAGCCGACATTGCCCATCGTAACCGAAGGGCTATCGCGATGCTCTTAACAGAGGCCACCGAAGACGAGGGGAGTGCTGTCTTACGGAGCAGAGGCCTTCCTCCTGCTATGATCGGACTTAACGCCATCTATAGACATACGATCATTATCATGACGGACTTTGATGGGAAAGTCGTAATGTGGAGCGATGGCGCGGCTACCTGCTTCGGCTTTAGTGCACGAGACGTCGAGGGGAACAATATAATTTCGCTTCTCTATGGCGAACGGTCGGTGGAGCTCTACGCCACAATGACTGAAGCCGCTGAGAAAAACTTGGACCTCTCCGAAAAGGTCCTCAACGTAGCACATATGGGCTTGGGCACTGTCTCTATCAGCGCAACAGTGGTCGTCAGCCGAGAGGCCAAATCGAATCAGCCCGTGGGGTTCACTCTCATCGGATCTGTACGCTCCGATGAGCTGTCGCAGacgcaggcggtgctgcactcCTTTTTTGTGGCAGAACTGTCGCAGCTGTCTGTCAAGGACAGTCAATTTCGCCAAATTGTGGACTGCTTGCGGTGGAAAAACCTGCGTGACCTCTCCGCGCTGGCGAGGGACTGGAGAAGCGCGCACATTCGGCAGCTGCTGTCCGAGGTCATCAAAGGTAGGCAGCTCTACGTGAGCGTCGAGGTCGATCCAAAGGTAACCGAATTGCCGCCTATTCTCTGCGACACGGTGGGTATCACTGCTGTGCTAAATCGCGCTTTCGAGCTGTTCTGCGAGAAAATTCGCGTCCGCGTTGAGCAAAAACGCACGACTAGTGCGGTGTACCAGCTCATTGTAGTTTACCGTCATGACATGTCTGGGCTCAACCGAAATACCTTGATTGACATCACCCGATCTGCAAATGACCTTGGTGGCATTGTAGTTGACTCCCCTGGTACGCTGAAGCTGTTGTTGCCCTTTATGGTGAAGGATGAGGCAATTCAAGCCTTGAGGCCTcaaggtgccgctgcacagaAGCCGATCGGACACGACCCCCTCATTGTGCTACTCTTGGAGAAGAATGCTGTGCACCGTCGCAACATATCTGCCTCCATCTGGAGCTGCGGCCATTCTCTTCGGCTGGTTGAGAACGTTCGCAAGGCGCTACAGGCCATCGAAGGATCGACCGACCTCGGCTGCGCTATTATCGACGTCGACGTGAAAGGCTCTGACCGCGTGATCGAGGCACTGCTGGCGAAGCACATCTACATAATCGAAGCCTCTGAAGCGCTAGACGGCGGTGCAAAACGCGGTGATGCCCTTCTGAAGAAGCCGATCTCGAATGAGGCCCTCCGCAAGGAGCTAGAGAAGGCTACCTACAAgtgcgaggaggcgaagcgtGCCGGtgaggagctgctgaagcggcgAGAGGTGTTCGGAAAGGTGCGCAACAGTCCATGGACACAGGGCCGTCTGCTCGGGCGTGGCGGGCACGCTGCCGTGTACGAGGCGACTTCAACCTTGACGGGCGGAAAAATGGCTGTCAAGATCATCCGCGTGTCTGGCAACTTTGAAGAGCGCATCGACGAGTTTATGAATGAGATTGGGATTCTGTGTAAGTTGACACATCCGAACATCATTCACTACTTTTACTGCGAGCGAACGGAGACAACCCTCAACCTCTTCATGGCGATGGCTGACCAGGGTACGGTGGCCGACCTTATCAAGCGCTGCCCACGACTGCCCGAGAACCACGTCGCCACCATCACGAAACAACTTCTGCAAGCGGTCAACTACTTGCACGAGTGTGGGATTATCCACCGCGACATTAAGCCAGGCAACATGCTCATTTCGCAAGGGCAGCTGAAGCTGTCCGACTTCGGCACAGCCACCACGAACGTTCGAGAGGGCACAGTTGGCACCATCAGCTACATGGCCCCAGAGGTCGTTGATGGAAAGCCGAGCGGTAAGGAAAGCGACATCTGGTCGATTGGCTGCGTTGTCTGTGAGTGTTTGCAGATCAAGCGCTCTGGTGATGGCTTGCTTGGGTATGGCGCACCAGAAGAGTACCCGAGTGATGTATCCGCTCAGGCGATCGACTTCATCAAGGCCTGCATGCAGAGAAATCCCTCAGAGCGTGCAACAActggcacgctgctgctgcacgactTCATTGTACACCTCGACCAAGAGGTGTCACAGCTGGCTGAAGTACTACCGGAGGCGGCGCCAAACGAAGAGGGGGCAAAGACACCTAAAGCCCGCAGCAGTTTCAGTGACTCCACCGTCATCAGCTGGTCCTTCGACTAG